In Syngnathus acus chromosome 21, fSynAcu1.2, whole genome shotgun sequence, one genomic interval encodes:
- the tnfsf13b gene encoding tumor necrosis factor ligand superfamily member 13B yields the protein MAVSLHLDPGTDKKAVEAQGLSRQVLLLSLAVITSSSLSALSLYQLVVLSAEVEGLKSEVCRRRVERPEAKCDEQDVSGTRSSQTDPHHPFTLRRRRRMVSGTDTSVSQSCLQLLANKNRRIFRKDFALEPYTGIPWMTGLRRGSSLEVIGDNILVQEEGYYLVYSQVYYMDSTFAMGHVVVRRKRTVVGNEAQYVILFRCIQRMDSVFPYNTCYTGGVVKLEVGDQLELLIPRSTANVSLDGDSTFFGAVKLV from the exons ATGGCGGTTAGCTTGCATTTGGATCCCGGGACAGACAAGAAGGCCGTTGAGGCCCAAGGGCTTTCCAGGCAGGTCCTCCTGCTTTCGCTGGCGGTCATCACCTCGTCCTCTCTGTCTGCACTCTCCTTGTACCAGCTGGTGGTCCTAAGCGCTGAGGTGGAGGGCTTGAAATCTGAAGTGTGTCGCAGGAGGGTGGAAAGGCCGGAGGCCAAGTGTGATGAGCAG GATGTGAGTGGCACGAGAAGCAGCCAGACAGATCCTCACCACCCATTCActctgaggaggaggaggaggatggtcTCTGGAACAGACACATCAG TTTCACAGTCTTGTCTCCAGTTGTTGGCGAACAAGAACAGAAGAATCTTCAGGAAag ATTTTGCCCTGGAGCCATACACGGGCATCCCCTGGATGACTGGCCTGAGGAGAGGCTCTTCGCTGGAGGTGATAGGAGACAACATACTGGTCCAAGAGGAGGGATATTACCTTGTCTACAGTCAG GTCTACTACATGGACAGCACATTTGCAATGGGCCACGTGGTGGTCCGAAGGAAGAGGACGGTGGTAGGCAACGAGGCGCAGTACGTGATCCTGTTTCGCTGCATCCAGCGCATGGACAGCGTGTTCCCGTATAACACGTGTTACACGGGAG GTGTCGTGAAGCTGGAAGTCGGTGATCAGTTGGAGCTGCTGATCCCCAGGTCCACGGCCAATGTGTCTCTGGATGGAGACTCCACTTTTTTCGGAGCTGTCAAGCTGGTTTAA
- the abhd13 gene encoding protein ABHD13 — protein sequence MEKSWRLWGSVERCALTLVSWSWGACRVSLLALILTFHLYGGFILLALILASVAGILYKFQDALLYFPDQPSSSRLYVPVPTGIPHENVYIRTKDGVKLNLILLRYTGGDVPPGVAGASQSSPTSSAPPTILYFHGNAGNIGHRVPNALLMLVNLKANVVLVDYRGYGKSDGEPSEEGLYLDAEATLDYVMTRPDLDKTKVVLFGRSLGGAVVIRLASTNPHRVAAIIVENTFLSIPHMAATLFSFLPMRLLPLWCYRNKFLSYRQVALCRMPSLFVSGLSDQLIPPVMMKQLYEMSPSRTKRLAIFPEGTHNDTWQCQGYFAALEQFVCELLKSHAHEESVQTSSNVTII from the coding sequence atggagaaGTCATGGAGGTTGTGGGGCTCAGTGGAGCGTTGCGCCCTCACTTTAGTCTCCTGGTCCTGGGGTGCCTGCCGTGTCTCCCTGCTCGCTCTTATTTTAACCTTCCACCTGTATGGCGGTTTCATCCTCCTGGCTCTCATCCTCGCCTCCGTTGCGGGCATCCTCTATAAGTTCCAAGACGCGCTCCTCTACTTCCCAGACCAGCCGTCTTCATCGCGCCTCTACGTTCCTGTGCCGACGGGAATCCCGCACGAGAATGTGTACATTCGCACAAAAGACGGTGTGAAGCTCAACCTTATCCTGCTGCGCTACACGGGCGGGGATGTGCCACCTGGGGTGGCGGGGGCCAGTCAGAGCAGCCCCACATCCTCGGCGCCGCCCACCATTCTCTACTTCCACGGCAACGCGGGCAATATAGGCCACAGGGTGCCTAATGCCTTGCTGATGCTGGTTAATCTGAAAGCCAACGTGGTGCTGGTGGACTACCGCGGCTACGGGAAGAGCGACGGCGAGCCCAGCGAGGAGGGCCTCTACCTGGACGCCGAGGCCACGCTGGACTATGTGATGACCCGGCCCGATTTGGACAAAACCAAAGTGGTACTGTTCGGCCGCTCGCTCGGTGGCGCCGTGGTCATCCGCTTGGCGTCGACCAACCCGCATCGCGTGGCGGCCATTATAGTGGAAAACACCTTCCTCAGCATCCCACACATGGCGGCGACGCTCTTCTCCTTCTTGCCCATGCGCCTGCTGCCATTGTGGTGCTACAGGAATAAGTTCCTGTCCTACCGGCAGGTGGCGCTGTGCCGCATGCCCTCGCTGTTCGTCTCCGGACTGTCGGACCAACTCATACCGCCGGTCATGATGAAGCAACTGTACGAAATGTCGCCGTCGCGGACTAAACGCCTGGCCATCTTCCCTGAGGGCACGCACAATGACACGTGGCAGTGTCAAGGCTACTTCGCCGCCTTGGAGCAGTTTGTTTGCGAGCTGCTTAAGAGCCACGCCCATGAGGAGAGTGTGCAGACATCCTCCAATGTCACCATCATCTGA